The proteins below are encoded in one region of Cryomorphaceae bacterium 1068:
- the hisF gene encoding imidazole glycerol phosphate synthase subunit HisF, whose protein sequence is MLKKRIIPCLDIKDGRTVKGVNFVNLRDAGDPVELAEAYSKEGADELVFLDITATVDKRKTLVELVERIGERINIPFTVGGGISSVEDVAALLKAGADKVSVNSSAVKRPELLNEISERFGNQCLVLGLDANWLDGRWVVFTHGGRTPTERDAVEWAKEAEERGAGEILLTSMRKDGTKSGFDVDLTKAISHATNIPIIASGGAGKIEDFTEIFQIADAALAASIFHFGEIPIPELKKTLRTQNISIR, encoded by the coding sequence ATGCTGAAGAAACGAATCATACCCTGTCTCGACATCAAGGATGGTCGTACCGTAAAGGGCGTCAACTTCGTCAATCTACGCGACGCGGGAGATCCCGTAGAATTGGCGGAAGCCTATTCTAAAGAAGGAGCAGACGAACTGGTCTTTCTGGACATTACTGCGACGGTGGATAAGCGCAAAACGCTTGTTGAATTGGTGGAGCGAATCGGTGAGCGCATCAACATTCCGTTTACCGTCGGTGGTGGAATTTCGAGTGTGGAAGACGTCGCCGCTCTATTGAAAGCAGGCGCCGATAAAGTGAGCGTGAACTCATCGGCGGTGAAGCGGCCTGAATTGCTCAACGAGATTTCCGAGCGATTTGGAAATCAATGCCTGGTGTTGGGGCTCGATGCGAATTGGCTGGACGGCCGATGGGTGGTTTTTACCCACGGCGGTCGCACTCCCACGGAGAGAGATGCCGTAGAATGGGCCAAAGAAGCCGAAGAACGCGGAGCGGGTGAAATCCTCCTTACCTCGATGCGAAAGGACGGAACCAAGAGCGGATTTGACGTCGACTTGACCAAAGCCATTAGCCATGCGACCAATATTCCCATCATCGCTTCGGGCGGTGCGGGCAAGATCGAAGACTTTACCGAAATATTTCAGATTGCCGATGCCGCATTAGCTGCGAGTATTTTCCACTTTGGCGAAATACCTATTCCCGAATTAAAGAAGACATTAAGAACCCAAAACATATCGATACGATGA
- the hisA gene encoding 1-(5-phosphoribosyl)-5-[(5-phosphoribosylamino)methylideneamino]imidazole-4-carboxamide isomerase yields the protein MKIIPAIDLIDGKCVRLTKGDYSTKKEYSSDPLDMAMRFADAGLSYLHLVDLDGARTGAVVNHKTLEKIASKTPLEIDFGGGIKSDESIRIAFESGAKKVTVGSVAVKNRELVTEWLSIYGNQKLILGADVKGEKIAISGWTETGDEYIFDFVREYLEKGFKTVISTDVAKDGMLEGPSFELYKKLLGEIENLNLIASGGVRDMEDLEKLREMGMYGAIIGKAIYEGRIDLKDLSNLC from the coding sequence ATGAAAATAATACCCGCTATCGATTTGATTGATGGGAAGTGTGTGCGCTTAACCAAAGGCGATTACAGCACGAAGAAAGAATATTCTAGCGATCCGCTCGACATGGCGATGCGCTTTGCCGATGCAGGCCTGAGCTACCTCCATTTGGTGGATCTGGACGGAGCCCGAACGGGAGCGGTGGTCAACCACAAGACGCTCGAAAAGATTGCTTCAAAGACTCCGCTGGAAATAGATTTTGGCGGTGGCATCAAGTCGGATGAATCCATTCGAATCGCCTTTGAATCTGGTGCGAAAAAAGTAACCGTGGGAAGCGTAGCCGTCAAAAACCGAGAGCTCGTGACAGAGTGGCTCAGCATTTATGGAAATCAAAAGCTGATACTTGGCGCGGATGTAAAAGGAGAAAAAATCGCCATCTCAGGCTGGACGGAAACGGGCGATGAGTACATCTTCGACTTTGTGAGAGAATATTTGGAGAAGGGATTTAAAACCGTGATCAGCACCGACGTGGCCAAAGACGGAATGCTGGAGGGGCCATCGTTCGAGTTGTACAAAAAGCTATTAGGTGAAATCGAAAATCTCAACCTGATTGCCAGTGGTGGTGTCAGAGACATGGAAGATTTGGAAAAACTGCGGGAAATGGGAATGTACGGAGCCATCATTGGCAAAGCCATTTACGAAGGGCGCATTGACCTGAAAGACCTCTCGAACTTATGCTGA
- the hisH gene encoding imidazole glycerol phosphate synthase subunit HisH → MIAIVDYNAGNVRSVLNALHRLGAEAEVSSDPELLKKADRVIFPGVGNAKPAMQNLRERGLDKILLELHQPFLGICLGMQLMCSHSEEGDTDCLGIFPERVKRFEADKRVPHMGWNELVEMRGPLFEGLSERADVYFVHSYFVELGSDTSAKSGYGHSFTAALQRDNFYGVQFHPEKSGEAGARILSNFLKINP, encoded by the coding sequence ATGATCGCCATCGTTGATTACAATGCGGGAAATGTTCGCTCGGTGCTGAACGCCCTACACCGATTGGGAGCGGAAGCTGAAGTAAGCTCAGACCCCGAGTTATTGAAGAAAGCTGACCGCGTGATATTCCCTGGTGTAGGAAATGCCAAACCTGCCATGCAGAATTTAAGAGAACGAGGTCTTGACAAAATCTTGCTTGAACTGCACCAACCCTTTCTCGGTATCTGTCTGGGCATGCAACTCATGTGCAGCCACAGCGAAGAAGGAGATACCGATTGCCTTGGCATTTTTCCCGAAAGGGTAAAACGCTTTGAAGCCGACAAGCGCGTGCCCCATATGGGTTGGAATGAACTGGTAGAAATGAGAGGACCATTATTCGAAGGCTTGTCCGAACGAGCGGACGTTTACTTCGTCCACTCCTATTTTGTGGAGCTTGGTTCCGACACTTCCGCGAAAAGCGGCTACGGCCATTCTTTTACGGCGGCGCTTCAACGAGACAACTTCTATGGAGTGCAATTTCATCCTGAGAAATCGGGAGAGGCAGGTGCTCGTATTCTATCGAATTTTTTAAAAATCAATCCATGA
- the hisB gene encoding bifunctional histidinol-phosphatase/imidazoleglycerol-phosphate dehydratase HisB, whose translation MKKILFIDRDGTIIEEPADEQIDSIEKLRFLPGAITNLARIARETDFLLVMVTNQDGLGTETHPEENFWPPHMKMIQILEDEGIHFDEILIDPTRAEDNAPTRKPGTAMLTHYLKGDYDMANSYVLGDRKSDIQLAENLGAQAIYITDEEDDKAALTTKSWEVIYKFLKGRFRRAEVKRATTETDIKIALNLDGSGQSKISTGLAFFDHMLEQLAKHGGIDLEIAVQGDLIVDEHHTIEDTGLALGEAFRKALGTKKGISRYGFTLPMDDCLAQVALDFGGRPWLIWDAEFKREKIGEMPTEMFSHFFKSWADSSMCNLNIKAEGENEHHKIESIFKAWSRAIRMAIADNGDYRIPSTKGSL comes from the coding sequence ATGAAAAAAATCCTCTTTATAGACCGCGACGGCACCATCATCGAAGAGCCCGCCGACGAGCAGATTGATAGCATTGAAAAACTTCGTTTCCTCCCAGGAGCTATTACCAATCTGGCCAGAATTGCGCGTGAAACCGATTTCCTGCTGGTAATGGTGACCAACCAAGACGGACTGGGAACCGAGACTCACCCGGAAGAAAACTTTTGGCCGCCTCACATGAAGATGATCCAAATCTTGGAAGACGAGGGTATTCACTTTGACGAGATTCTCATAGACCCAACTCGTGCCGAAGACAATGCTCCCACTCGGAAGCCTGGCACGGCCATGCTCACTCACTACTTGAAAGGCGATTACGACATGGCCAATTCCTACGTCCTCGGCGACCGCAAAAGCGACATCCAACTCGCCGAAAACTTGGGAGCGCAGGCCATTTACATCACCGACGAAGAAGACGATAAAGCGGCTTTGACGACCAAAAGCTGGGAGGTCATTTACAAGTTTTTGAAAGGAAGATTCCGCAGAGCAGAAGTAAAACGAGCGACGACGGAAACCGACATCAAGATTGCTTTGAACCTCGATGGTTCGGGACAATCAAAAATTTCTACCGGTCTGGCGTTTTTCGACCATATGCTGGAGCAATTGGCCAAGCACGGCGGAATCGATTTAGAAATAGCGGTACAGGGCGACCTCATCGTCGATGAACACCACACCATCGAAGACACCGGACTAGCGTTGGGTGAAGCTTTCCGAAAAGCGTTGGGAACCAAAAAGGGAATCTCGCGATATGGCTTCACTTTGCCGATGGACGACTGTTTGGCTCAGGTTGCTCTCGATTTTGGCGGAAGACCTTGGCTCATTTGGGATGCCGAATTCAAGCGCGAAAAAATCGGTGAAATGCCCACTGAGATGTTCTCACACTTTTTTAAAAGTTGGGCAGACTCCTCCATGTGCAACCTCAACATCAAGGCCGAGGGAGAAAACGAACACCACAAGATCGAGTCGATATTCAAAGCTTGGTCGCGCGCCATTCGCATGGCCATTGCCGATAACGGCGATTACCGAATCCCCAGTACCAAAGGAAGCTTATGA
- the hisC gene encoding histidinol-phosphate transaminase, which translates to MKKAFDIMSLVRENVKALSPYRSARDEFTGKAMISLDANENPFDHQSLNRYPDPYQRKLKQKISALKGVEESSIFLGNGSDEAIDLLIRAFCEPGEESILTFTPTYGMYRISADINAVETVEVPLKSDFQIDLEKALKVDAKLTFICSPNNPTGNDMNTEAVETILRNSEGLVIVDEAYIDFSKRESWTKRLEEFPNLVVLQTLSKAYGLASIRLGMAFANEVVIEILNKIKPPYNVNGLTQNYALEALEDGESLKSEIEMILKDRAEMKVALKKLNVVKKIYPSEANFLLIEINRATELYHYLAEKGIVVRDRSKQVKNALRITIGTPSENETLLEAIKKFFA; encoded by the coding sequence ATGAAGAAAGCATTCGACATAATGAGTCTGGTTCGGGAGAATGTGAAAGCACTCTCGCCTTACCGTAGCGCCCGCGATGAATTTACGGGAAAGGCAATGATCAGTCTGGATGCCAACGAGAATCCATTTGATCACCAATCGCTGAATCGCTACCCTGACCCTTATCAGCGGAAACTCAAGCAAAAAATCAGCGCTTTAAAAGGCGTTGAAGAGTCGTCGATCTTCTTGGGAAATGGCAGCGACGAGGCGATTGATCTATTGATCCGCGCTTTCTGTGAACCAGGCGAAGAATCCATTCTAACCTTCACCCCCACTTACGGGATGTACCGCATTTCGGCCGATATTAATGCGGTGGAAACTGTAGAAGTTCCGCTCAAGTCAGATTTTCAAATTGATTTGGAAAAGGCGCTGAAAGTGGATGCCAAACTCACCTTCATTTGCTCCCCTAATAATCCGACGGGAAACGATATGAATACCGAGGCTGTGGAAACCATCTTGCGAAACAGCGAGGGATTGGTCATTGTGGATGAGGCCTACATCGATTTCTCAAAAAGAGAATCCTGGACCAAACGGCTCGAGGAATTTCCCAATCTGGTTGTGCTACAAACCCTGTCCAAAGCATATGGTCTGGCGTCCATTCGTCTGGGTATGGCTTTCGCCAATGAGGTAGTAATCGAAATCTTGAATAAAATAAAACCGCCTTACAACGTGAACGGGCTCACGCAAAATTATGCTTTGGAAGCTCTGGAAGATGGAGAATCTTTAAAGTCAGAAATTGAGATGATTCTAAAAGATCGAGCAGAAATGAAAGTGGCATTGAAAAAACTCAATGTCGTGAAAAAAATCTATCCTTCAGAAGCGAACTTCTTGCTGATTGAAATCAATCGAGCCACGGAGCTTTACCATTACCTCGCCGAAAAAGGAATCGTGGTGCGCGATCGCTCAAAGCAAGTCAAAAATGCCCTGCGCATAACCATCGGTACTCCTTCGGAAAACGAAACATTATTAGAAGCCATTAAAAAATTCTTCGCATGA
- the hisD gene encoding histidinol dehydrogenase, whose amino-acid sequence MKTVKFPAKEQWNELIQRPDFENDRIKESVEEILAEVKNGGDAAVLNFTRRFDDADLDGIKINLEADTDDLSEDLKAAINLAIENIERFHRAQTDEVEKIETAPGVTCWRKSLPIEKVGLYVPGGTAPLLSSLMMLGVPAKLAGCREIIVCTPPNRDGSIHPAIRYIARKLDLKVIYRMGGAQAIAAMAYGTLTVAKVDKIFGPGNRFVTLAKQLVQQEGTAIDMPAGPSEVLVIANAESNAAFVAADLLSQAEHGADSQVVLVMSEERGDASEKLGGILEEVESQVSVLPRQEVARKALQNSLAVIMKSDQEAMNFSNRYAPEHLILSTENARELAEMVETAGSVFIGKWSCESLGDYASGTNHTLPTNGFARSYSGVSLDSFVKKVTFQEVTREGLENIGREVELLAEAEGLQAHKNAVSLRLK is encoded by the coding sequence ATGAAAACGGTTAAATTTCCCGCCAAGGAGCAATGGAATGAGCTAATTCAGCGACCCGATTTTGAAAACGACAGAATCAAAGAGTCGGTAGAGGAGATTCTGGCCGAGGTTAAAAATGGCGGCGATGCTGCTGTATTAAATTTCACCCGCAGATTTGACGACGCAGACCTCGATGGAATCAAAATAAATTTAGAAGCTGATACAGACGACTTGAGCGAGGATCTGAAAGCAGCGATCAACTTGGCGATCGAAAATATCGAGCGATTTCACCGCGCCCAAACCGACGAGGTCGAGAAGATCGAAACTGCACCAGGAGTAACTTGCTGGCGCAAAAGCCTGCCCATCGAAAAAGTCGGACTCTACGTTCCGGGTGGAACGGCACCGCTCCTCTCCTCTTTGATGATGCTGGGTGTACCAGCCAAGCTAGCGGGCTGCCGCGAAATCATCGTTTGCACACCGCCAAACCGCGACGGTTCCATTCACCCGGCCATTCGTTACATTGCGCGAAAGCTCGACCTGAAAGTAATCTACCGTATGGGAGGTGCTCAGGCAATTGCCGCTATGGCTTACGGAACATTAACAGTTGCCAAAGTGGATAAGATCTTCGGGCCCGGCAATCGATTTGTCACACTCGCAAAGCAGCTGGTGCAACAAGAAGGAACCGCCATCGATATGCCCGCCGGTCCAAGCGAAGTCTTGGTGATTGCCAATGCTGAAAGCAATGCGGCTTTTGTCGCTGCTGATCTATTGAGTCAAGCCGAACACGGCGCAGATAGCCAAGTGGTTTTGGTGATGAGCGAAGAACGAGGTGATGCTTCGGAAAAATTGGGAGGAATTCTCGAAGAAGTAGAATCGCAAGTTTCAGTTTTGCCACGCCAAGAAGTAGCTCGTAAGGCACTTCAAAATAGTCTGGCAGTGATCATGAAATCAGATCAAGAGGCAATGAATTTCTCCAACCGATACGCCCCCGAACACCTCATCCTCTCCACCGAAAATGCACGTGAACTGGCGGAAATGGTAGAAACGGCTGGGAGCGTCTTCATCGGGAAATGGAGTTGCGAAAGCTTGGGCGATTACGCCAGTGGAACAAACCATACCTTACCGACAAATGGCTTTGCGAGAAGCTACTCGGGAGTATCGCTGGATAGTTTTGTGAAGAAAGTGACCTTCCAAGAAGTAACGAGAGAAGGGCTGGAAAATATCGGTCGAGAGGTAGAGCTATTGGCAGAAGCCGAAGGACTGCAAGCCCACAAAAACGCGGTAAGCCTGCGATTGAAATGA
- the hisG gene encoding ATP phosphoribosyltransferase, translating to MKLKVAVQKGGRLSEKSVELLKNCGIKVSNGGKLRSEATNFPLEVLYLRDDDIPQYVADGVADLGIVGENVVKEKKKDVEVAEALGFAKCRLSMAVQREVEYPGLDWFNGKKIATSYPNIVKTFLDEKGLTAEIEEISGSVEIAPSIGLADAVCDIVSTGSTLLANGLKEVETVDRSEAVLIQNKNLSAEKAGLVEKLLFRIRAVNKADKFKYILLNAPNSSLGEISSLLPGMKSPTVLPLAKEGWSSMHSVVKEDEFWEVIDKLKTAGAEGVLVCPIEKMVL from the coding sequence ATGAAATTGAAAGTTGCGGTACAAAAAGGCGGAAGATTAAGCGAAAAGAGTGTGGAGCTTTTAAAGAATTGTGGAATCAAAGTTTCCAACGGCGGTAAGTTACGAAGCGAAGCTACCAACTTCCCCTTGGAGGTACTTTACCTGAGAGATGACGATATTCCTCAATACGTCGCCGATGGGGTCGCCGATCTTGGAATCGTGGGTGAGAACGTGGTTAAAGAAAAGAAGAAAGATGTCGAAGTGGCCGAGGCCTTGGGTTTTGCCAAATGCCGCCTCTCCATGGCCGTTCAACGAGAAGTGGAATATCCGGGACTCGATTGGTTCAACGGTAAAAAGATCGCTACCAGCTATCCCAATATCGTCAAAACCTTCCTTGACGAAAAAGGACTGACCGCTGAAATCGAAGAAATCAGCGGAAGCGTGGAGATCGCGCCGAGCATCGGGCTGGCCGATGCGGTTTGCGACATCGTGAGCACGGGCAGTACGCTCTTGGCGAATGGCCTCAAAGAAGTCGAGACTGTAGACCGAAGTGAAGCCGTGCTAATTCAAAACAAGAATCTCAGCGCTGAGAAAGCCGGATTGGTAGAGAAATTACTCTTTCGAATCAGGGCGGTAAACAAAGCCGACAAGTTCAAGTACATCTTGCTCAATGCTCCCAACTCTTCGCTTGGTGAGATCTCTTCCCTCCTTCCGGGAATGAAAAGTCCGACGGTTTTGCCATTGGCAAAAGAAGGCTGGAGCAGTATGCACTCGGTAGTGAAAGAAGACGAATTCTGGGAAGTGATTGATAAATTGAAAACAGCTGGAGCCGAAGGAGTTTTGGTATGTCCAATCGAAAAAATGGTGCTATGA
- a CDS encoding MotA/TolQ/ExbB proton channel family protein, which yields MQKSKNLTTTLSSIMGIVVIVVSLIASYFIYFNVLGHPDNFVGGDPSNEPVEGNYLGVIYKGSSIVILQLSFIIILITYTVERGINLARANGKGKNKEFARNIKLLLGRGDIDAIHEACEKHKGSVGNVVRKGIDSYLQIVKVEKLRPEEKAFRLKRELEEATHLELPHLERNMAIISTIASVATLIGLLGTVTGMIRAFSALARAGSSDAVGLAGGISQALVTTALGISTAAIAIVVFNFYNTLIDRITYAADETNYALMSRFKEEIDS from the coding sequence ATGCAAAAATCTAAAAACCTAACAACGACATTATCGTCGATAATGGGAATTGTCGTTATCGTCGTATCTCTGATCGCTTCCTACTTTATTTATTTCAATGTTCTCGGACACCCTGACAACTTTGTGGGAGGCGATCCATCAAACGAACCTGTCGAAGGGAACTACCTTGGTGTGATATACAAGGGAAGTAGTATTGTCATCTTGCAACTTTCCTTCATTATCATTCTGATTACTTATACCGTGGAAAGGGGAATCAATTTGGCCCGTGCCAATGGCAAGGGAAAAAACAAAGAGTTTGCTCGCAATATCAAGCTCCTCTTGGGTCGTGGCGATATAGATGCCATTCATGAAGCTTGCGAAAAGCACAAGGGTTCCGTTGGAAACGTAGTCCGCAAAGGAATCGATTCCTACTTGCAGATTGTCAAGGTCGAGAAACTACGGCCCGAAGAGAAAGCCTTCCGACTGAAAAGGGAACTCGAAGAAGCGACTCACTTGGAACTACCACATTTGGAACGAAATATGGCCATCATTTCGACCATTGCTTCTGTAGCTACTCTGATTGGATTATTAGGTACGGTAACGGGGATGATTCGCGCCTTCAGTGCTTTGGCCCGGGCAGGCTCTTCAGATGCAGTCGGACTTGCAGGTGGTATCTCACAAGCTTTGGTCACAACGGCTTTGGGGATCAGCACTGCCGCGATAGCTATCGTGGTTTTCAATTTTTACAATACGCTGATTGATCGCATCACTTACGCGGCAGATGAAACCAATTACGCTCTAATGAGTCGATTTAAAGAAGAAATCGATAGCTGA
- a CDS encoding biopolymer transporter ExbD, with product MMRNIKTKPKLDMNPMVDMAFLLVAFFMMTTTFRPELPEEVLIPPSSAEVKLPERHLATITITKTGVVFFGIDNKFDRRELLGRVGREFGVFFDESQLNTYSLIATAGVPVEKMGEFLDAKASRRPFAQQGIPLTEDSQLFYWIRNARAVNPNLRFAINADGETKYPVIHEVFETLRELGVTRFNLVTEKTEEDVTKS from the coding sequence ATGATGCGCAACATAAAGACGAAGCCAAAACTCGACATGAATCCGATGGTCGACATGGCTTTTTTGTTGGTAGCTTTTTTTATGATGACTACAACATTTCGCCCTGAGCTACCCGAAGAAGTCCTCATTCCGCCGTCATCGGCGGAGGTGAAGCTTCCCGAGCGACATTTAGCAACTATCACAATTACCAAGACGGGAGTGGTCTTTTTTGGAATTGACAATAAGTTTGATCGAAGAGAGCTACTGGGCCGAGTGGGGCGAGAGTTTGGAGTCTTTTTCGACGAAAGTCAATTAAATACCTATTCACTCATAGCTACCGCAGGCGTTCCCGTGGAAAAGATGGGGGAATTTCTGGATGCAAAGGCAAGCAGAAGGCCATTTGCACAGCAGGGGATTCCATTAACGGAAGACTCTCAATTGTTCTATTGGATTAGGAATGCCCGCGCGGTCAATCCCAATTTGCGTTTTGCCATCAATGCCGATGGAGAGACAAAGTATCCCGTGATTCACGAAGTGTTTGAAACACTTCGCGAACTGGGAGTGACGCGATTCAATTTGGTAACCGAAAAAACGGAAGAAGATGTTACCAAATCTTGA
- a CDS encoding biopolymer transporter ExbD, which translates to MLPNLEDIDIDKIHGRDDDARKKLKREVDVDMNPMVDLAFLLLTFFMLATTFSKPQAMEILVPAKAKDTAEIKETPVKESKTMSLVLKENEIVWYRGITEPETFEIDYQEKELLKILAEANANTTDLVVLIKPLPSNEYADLVLVLDVLSYSGVERYSLIEPSEFDMEMEE; encoded by the coding sequence ATGTTACCAAATCTTGAAGATATCGATATAGACAAAATCCACGGTCGCGACGACGATGCTCGTAAAAAATTGAAGCGGGAAGTCGATGTGGACATGAATCCAATGGTGGATTTGGCTTTTCTCCTTTTGACATTTTTCATGTTGGCAACGACTTTCAGCAAACCACAGGCAATGGAAATACTCGTTCCGGCCAAAGCAAAAGACACGGCAGAAATCAAGGAGACTCCTGTCAAGGAATCCAAAACAATGAGCTTGGTTCTAAAGGAGAATGAGATAGTGTGGTACAGAGGGATTACTGAACCTGAAACTTTTGAAATTGACTATCAAGAAAAGGAGCTCCTAAAAATTTTGGCAGAAGCCAATGCGAATACCACGGATCTTGTGGTGCTGATCAAGCCGCTACCTTCCAACGAATACGCAGACTTGGTGCTGGTGCTAGACGTTTTGAGTTACTCGGGTGTAGAGCGCTACTCCTTGATCGAGCCTTCTGAATTTGATATGGAAATGGAGGAATAA
- a CDS encoding energy transducer TonB, with product MDAAKTYGAEELERKYPMSALISLGIALLLVTAAVVYPLIVDRLNRKSEEAISVKVKKVINYSELKAPPPIDLEKVQPPVLEAKPKAKVIKYLPPKPKKDEDVIDEDIIPTMDELSQDFIGTENIEGLDSIMIDSEEVEIVSEKPEEAVEVFEFVEVMPEFIGGVEAMNTYLKDNLRYPSMAKEAKIQGLVYVSFVVTDKGTIEEIQVVRGVHPSLDEEAVRVISGMPPWKPGLQNRQKVSVRFTLPIRFVLK from the coding sequence ATGGACGCTGCCAAGACATATGGAGCTGAAGAATTGGAACGGAAATATCCGATGTCTGCCCTTATTTCTTTGGGGATTGCTCTTTTGCTGGTCACGGCTGCAGTGGTTTATCCGCTTATTGTGGATCGGTTAAACCGTAAAAGCGAAGAGGCCATTTCGGTAAAAGTGAAAAAGGTGATCAACTACTCCGAGCTCAAAGCTCCGCCACCCATCGATTTGGAGAAAGTACAACCACCCGTGTTAGAGGCAAAGCCAAAGGCCAAAGTGATCAAATACCTACCGCCAAAACCGAAAAAAGATGAAGATGTGATCGATGAGGATATTATCCCAACGATGGACGAGTTGAGTCAGGATTTTATTGGAACGGAGAATATCGAAGGCTTAGACAGCATTATGATTGACAGTGAGGAGGTAGAGATTGTATCCGAAAAGCCGGAGGAAGCCGTTGAGGTTTTTGAATTTGTGGAAGTGATGCCCGAATTTATCGGTGGAGTTGAAGCGATGAACACATATTTGAAGGACAATCTGCGTTACCCGTCAATGGCGAAGGAGGCCAAGATCCAAGGTCTCGTATACGTCTCTTTTGTAGTGACTGATAAAGGAACTATTGAAGAGATTCAAGTTGTACGAGGAGTCCATCCCTCATTGGATGAAGAGGCCGTGAGAGTCATTTCAGGCATGCCGCCATGGAAGCCAGGACTTCAAAACAGGCAAAAAGTAAGCGTGCGGTTTACGTTGCCGATTAGGTTTGTGTTGAAGTAA